In Rhodospirillales bacterium, a genomic segment contains:
- a CDS encoding Gldg family protein, with amino-acid sequence MALSLRILGSTSPSSTALAAIAIVLAIVFFFAVNILAGSTLKTARLDLTEDGIYTLTDATRAVLAAIDEPIRLRYYRSSQLETFGPYYANHAARVDALLEQYARIADGRLEIERFDPEPYAPEEDLAVADGISPLTVGNGGSLAYFGIAGTNATDDDEAIPYLAPERAEFLEYDLTRLIHDLANPDKQVVGVIGDLPLFGDQFSRGQPWMVAESLQAFFTVRMLKGGSLEVDDDVDILLLAQPTTIDDKTLYAIDQFVLRGGKVLAFVDPFAETLAVPGRPPGAASAVQTLEPLLTAWGVEVTPGQVVGDRNTALRVRARHQGRPVITDYVVWLALGKAQMAADDAVSGDLQVVVMKSAGAIRGRDGATTTVEPLITTSPEAMLIDVQSIQFLPEPIKLLQAFVPAGQPFTVAARVTGPVSTAFPDGPPKDGDTEDDAQTGGAAGDPQQDEGAADALSISPDQGAAAAHPGERRRHVGRRELGAQPVPARSGVLGADGQQRRSRPCGAGEPCRRTRHGGVARPWHHGSPLRGRGSDEAQRR; translated from the coding sequence ATGGCATTGTCGCTGCGCATCCTCGGTTCCACTTCTCCCAGCTCCACCGCCCTGGCCGCCATCGCGATCGTCCTCGCCATCGTGTTCTTCTTCGCGGTCAATATTCTTGCGGGAAGTACGTTGAAAACGGCGCGCCTCGACCTGACGGAGGACGGCATCTACACGCTGACCGACGCGACGCGCGCGGTTCTGGCCGCGATCGACGAACCGATCCGGTTGCGCTACTACCGGTCCTCCCAACTCGAGACGTTCGGCCCGTACTACGCCAATCACGCGGCGCGGGTCGACGCCCTGTTGGAGCAGTATGCGCGCATTGCCGATGGGCGGTTGGAGATCGAGCGGTTTGATCCGGAGCCCTATGCGCCGGAGGAAGATCTGGCGGTGGCGGACGGGATCAGCCCGCTTACCGTCGGCAACGGCGGGTCTCTCGCCTACTTCGGCATCGCCGGCACCAACGCTACAGACGATGATGAAGCGATCCCGTACCTGGCGCCGGAGCGGGCCGAGTTCCTGGAGTACGACCTGACGCGCCTGATCCACGATCTCGCCAACCCCGACAAGCAGGTGGTCGGCGTCATCGGCGACCTTCCCCTGTTCGGCGACCAGTTCAGCCGCGGACAGCCGTGGATGGTGGCCGAAAGCCTGCAGGCGTTCTTCACCGTGCGCATGCTGAAGGGCGGCTCGCTCGAGGTCGACGACGACGTCGACATCCTGCTCCTCGCCCAGCCGACGACCATCGACGACAAGACCCTCTACGCCATCGACCAGTTCGTTCTCAGAGGCGGCAAGGTTCTCGCGTTCGTCGATCCGTTCGCCGAAACCCTCGCGGTGCCTGGTCGCCCGCCGGGTGCCGCCAGCGCCGTGCAGACGCTGGAGCCGCTCCTCACGGCCTGGGGGGTGGAGGTGACGCCGGGACAGGTGGTCGGCGACCGCAACACGGCGCTGCGGGTGCGGGCCCGCCATCAGGGTCGGCCGGTCATCACCGACTACGTGGTGTGGCTGGCGCTCGGCAAGGCGCAGATGGCGGCCGACGATGCGGTCAGCGGCGACCTCCAGGTGGTGGTCATGAAAAGCGCCGGCGCCATTCGCGGCCGCGACGGCGCGACGACCACGGTGGAGCCGTTGATCACCACCAGCCCGGAAGCCATGCTGATCGACGTCCAGTCCATCCAGTTCCTGCCGGAGCCGATCAAGCTGTTGCAGGCGTTCGTTCCGGCCGGTCAGCCATTCACCGTCGCCGCCCGCGTTACCGGACCGGTGTCCACGGCGTTTCCCGACGGACCCCCAAAGGACGGCGACACAGAGGACGACGCGCAGACCGGGGGCGCCGCCGGCGACCCGCAGCAAGACGAGGGCGCCGCGGATGCGCTTTCCATCTCACCAGATCAGGGAGCCGCTGCAGCTCATCCTGGTGAGCGACGCCGACATGTTGGCCGACGAGAACTGGGTGCGCAGCCAGTCCCTGCTCGGTCAGGAGTTCTCGGTGCCGACGGCCAACAACGCCGATCTCGCCCTTGCGGCGCTGGAGAGCCTTGCCGGAGGACCCGCCATGGCGGGGTTGCGCGGCCGTGGCATCACGGATCGCCGCTTCGAGGTCGTGGAAGCGATGAGGCGCAGCGCCGATGA
- a CDS encoding DUF4340 domain-containing protein: MSSKFVLAAAIVTLITLIAAVVAVLDRPGVDVAQLSGEPAFPRLRDAPDAVARIIIADKDRSFTVVREHGGLWVAPDQHDYPASANAVRELVATMAAMDLIESKTAKPDKFTRLEVEDIAAADAQSRRVRLEDADGEVLADVVVGKRRHGFTGGRDTGTYLRRAVDERAWLASGGLVVNTSPSAWLDDSIVDIAPETVAQVTISPPRGPTYSLARDTPDANLAVVEGAPVGGAGETPAVARMASLLTDVRFEDVRPAGDVTVPEDAAVARVRTFDGLEVTVRTADIDGEIWAVASAEAAVDAADASDEVDAVREIARAINDRASGWVYRIGASLAARLRTPLESLLADGGPGPLPQAWPSR, translated from the coding sequence ATGAGTAGCAAGTTTGTCCTCGCCGCCGCCATCGTCACCCTCATCACCCTGATCGCTGCCGTCGTCGCGGTTCTCGATCGGCCCGGCGTGGATGTGGCCCAACTCAGCGGCGAGCCCGCCTTTCCCCGCCTTCGCGACGCCCCGGATGCCGTCGCCCGCATCATCATTGCCGACAAGGATCGATCTTTTACGGTGGTTCGCGAGCACGGCGGGCTGTGGGTTGCGCCGGACCAGCATGACTATCCGGCGTCTGCCAACGCGGTCCGCGAGCTGGTGGCGACCATGGCCGCCATGGATTTGATCGAGAGCAAGACCGCCAAGCCGGACAAGTTCACCCGGCTCGAAGTGGAGGACATCGCCGCCGCCGACGCCCAATCCCGTCGCGTCCGCTTGGAAGACGCCGATGGCGAGGTGCTGGCGGATGTCGTCGTCGGCAAGCGCCGCCACGGCTTTACCGGCGGCCGCGACACCGGCACCTACCTCCGCCGCGCTGTCGACGAACGGGCGTGGCTGGCGAGCGGCGGCCTGGTGGTGAACACCTCCCCGTCCGCCTGGCTCGACGACAGCATCGTCGATATCGCCCCCGAGACGGTCGCCCAAGTCACCATCTCGCCGCCGCGCGGCCCGACCTACTCCCTCGCCAGGGACACTCCCGACGCGAATCTGGCGGTCGTTGAAGGCGCCCCGGTCGGCGGCGCCGGAGAAACGCCGGCGGTCGCGCGCATGGCGTCGCTGCTGACGGACGTCCGGTTCGAAGACGTGCGCCCGGCTGGCGACGTGACGGTGCCGGAGGACGCCGCCGTCGCCCGCGTCCGCACCTTCGACGGCCTGGAGGTGACGGTGCGCACGGCCGACATCGACGGCGAGATTTGGGCAGTGGCGTCGGCAGAAGCGGCGGTGGACGCCGCGGACGCAAGCGACGAAGTCGACGCCGTTCGCGAAATCGCCCGCGCCATCAACGACCGCGCCAGCGGCTGGGTGTACAGGATCGGCGCTTCACTCGCAGCCCGCCTGCGAACGCCGCTGGAAAGCCTCCTCGCCGACGGTGGCCCCGGCCCGCTCCCGCAAGCGTGGCCGAGCCGCTGA
- a CDS encoding pyridoxal phosphate-dependent aminotransferase, whose translation MSFLATRIGRIKPSPTIAVSQLAADLKAAGRDVIGLGAGEPDFDTPRHICEAAKAAIDAGDTRYTAVAGTLALRRAICAKFERDNGLQYTPDQVTVGCGGKQIIFNAMMATIDAGDEVVIPAPYWVSYPDIVELAHGRPVIVPTTAESGFRLNPADLDAAITSKTKWVILNSPSNPSGAAYTESELRGITDVLVRHPHVWVLTDDIYEFIVYDDFAFTTPAQVEPRLHERTLTLNGCSKAHCMTGWRVGYGAGPIPLIKAMNNIQSQSTTHTSSISQAAAVAALNGPQDFIAANNAVFKERRDLVVAMLNQADGLHCPTPEGAFYVYPSCAGVIGKRMPDGRPIASDDDFVTYLLGAEGVAAVQGSAFGLSPHFRVSYATSTAALEEACRRIQRACAALS comes from the coding sequence ATGTCCTTTCTCGCCACCCGCATCGGCCGCATCAAGCCGTCACCCACCATCGCCGTGTCGCAACTGGCGGCCGATCTCAAGGCCGCCGGACGCGACGTGATCGGCCTTGGCGCCGGTGAGCCCGATTTCGACACCCCGCGCCACATCTGCGAGGCCGCGAAGGCGGCCATCGACGCCGGCGACACCCGGTACACTGCCGTCGCCGGTACGCTCGCGCTGCGCCGGGCGATCTGCGCCAAGTTCGAGCGCGACAACGGCCTCCAGTACACGCCGGACCAGGTCACCGTCGGCTGCGGCGGCAAGCAGATCATCTTCAACGCGATGATGGCGACCATCGACGCCGGTGACGAGGTGGTCATACCGGCGCCCTACTGGGTGTCCTACCCGGACATCGTCGAACTGGCGCATGGCCGGCCGGTCATCGTCCCCACCACCGCCGAGTCAGGCTTCCGGCTGAACCCGGCCGATCTGGACGCCGCGATCACGTCGAAGACCAAGTGGGTGATCCTCAACTCGCCCTCGAACCCGTCCGGCGCCGCTTATACTGAATCGGAGTTGCGCGGGATCACCGACGTCCTGGTGCGGCACCCTCATGTGTGGGTGCTGACCGACGACATCTACGAGTTCATCGTTTACGACGACTTCGCCTTCACCACGCCGGCGCAAGTGGAGCCGCGCCTCCACGAGCGCACCCTGACCCTCAACGGCTGCTCGAAGGCGCACTGCATGACCGGCTGGCGGGTGGGCTACGGCGCCGGGCCGATCCCGTTGATCAAGGCGATGAACAACATCCAGTCCCAGTCGACCACCCACACCAGTTCCATCTCGCAGGCGGCGGCGGTGGCCGCGCTCAACGGCCCCCAGGATTTCATCGCTGCCAACAACGCGGTGTTCAAGGAGCGCCGCGATCTCGTCGTCGCGATGCTAAACCAGGCGGACGGCCTGCACTGCCCGACGCCGGAGGGCGCGTTCTACGTCTATCCGTCCTGCGCCGGCGTCATCGGCAAGCGTATGCCGGACGGCCGGCCGATCGCCAGCGACGACGACTTTGTGACGTATCTGCTCGGCGCGGAGGGCGTGGCGGCCGTGCAGGGCTCGGCGTTCGGTCTGTCGCCCCACTTCCGCGTCTCCTACGCCACCTCCACCGCAGCGCTCGAGGAGGCCTGCAGGCGCATTCAGCGCGCGTGCGCGGCATTGAGTTAG
- the gloB gene encoding hydroxyacylglutathione hydrolase, protein MAQLQVHQIPVLSDNYVYLAREPENDVCACVDPAVAEPVLRALDRLGWRLTHILNTHHHGDHVGGNLELKRATGCTIVGNAADADRIPGIDVEVRDGGTFRLGTENARIIDVSGHTRGHIAYWFEASRVLFCGDTLFSLGCGRLFEGTPAEMWASLRKLRDLPDDTAVYCAHEYTLSNAAFALAVDPDNSALRARAEEVRALRAVNRPTVPSTIGAERAANPFLRADADDLQQAAGLAGRDPVSAFAEIRRRKDRF, encoded by the coding sequence ATGGCGCAACTTCAGGTGCATCAGATTCCGGTTCTCAGCGACAACTACGTCTACCTGGCGCGAGAGCCGGAAAACGATGTATGCGCGTGCGTCGATCCGGCGGTTGCGGAGCCGGTACTGCGCGCTCTCGACCGGCTCGGGTGGCGCCTCACCCACATTCTCAACACTCATCATCACGGCGACCACGTCGGCGGCAATCTTGAGTTGAAACGCGCCACCGGGTGCACCATCGTCGGAAACGCCGCCGACGCCGACCGCATTCCCGGCATCGATGTCGAGGTGCGGGACGGCGGCACGTTCCGGCTCGGAACCGAGAACGCGCGCATCATCGACGTCTCCGGTCACACTCGCGGCCACATCGCCTACTGGTTCGAGGCATCGCGGGTGCTGTTCTGCGGGGACACCCTGTTCTCCCTCGGGTGCGGCCGCCTTTTCGAGGGAACGCCGGCGGAGATGTGGGCGAGCCTCCGGAAGCTTCGCGATCTGCCGGACGACACGGCGGTGTATTGCGCCCATGAATACACGCTATCCAACGCCGCCTTCGCCCTCGCCGTCGATCCGGACAACAGCGCGCTGCGGGCGAGGGCCGAGGAGGTTCGTGCGTTGCGCGCCGTCAACAGGCCGACGGTGCCGTCGACCATCGGCGCCGAGCGCGCCGCCAATCCGTTCCTCCGTGCCGACGCAGACGACCTGCAGCAGGCCGCCGGTCTCGCCGGCCGCGATCCCGTCTCCGCGTTCGCCGAAATCCGCCGGCGCAAGGACCGCTTCTGA
- a CDS encoding methyltransferase domain-containing protein: MWTDALELKDFYASGLGRVARRMIIRRIRELWPDGHGLNILGVGYATPFLGPFRAEAQRVLAVMPAAQGVLHWPRDGAGLTTLADETYLPIPDRSMDRVLVVHAHECAEPPRPMMRELWRVMADGGRIMVVVPNRRGVWARFERTPFGNGRPYSPGQLSRSLRDGLFEPLGWSTALYVPPVHSSMILSSAAAWEKIGQRWFSTFAGVVIVEAGKQIYAGSFVTEDAPQKAFAPVVPR, translated from the coding sequence ATGTGGACGGACGCTCTCGAACTGAAGGACTTCTACGCATCCGGTCTCGGCCGGGTGGCCCGGCGGATGATCATCCGCCGGATTCGGGAGCTGTGGCCGGACGGGCACGGCCTCAACATCCTCGGCGTCGGCTACGCGACGCCGTTCCTCGGGCCGTTCCGCGCCGAGGCCCAGCGCGTGCTCGCGGTGATGCCGGCCGCCCAGGGGGTTCTGCACTGGCCGCGCGATGGGGCGGGCTTGACCACCCTCGCCGACGAGACCTACCTGCCGATCCCGGACCGCTCGATGGATCGGGTGCTGGTGGTCCACGCCCACGAATGCGCCGAGCCGCCGCGCCCGATGATGCGGGAACTGTGGCGGGTGATGGCGGACGGCGGCCGCATCATGGTGGTTGTGCCGAATCGGCGTGGCGTTTGGGCGCGCTTCGAGCGGACCCCGTTCGGCAACGGCCGACCGTATTCGCCGGGACAGTTGTCGCGGAGCCTTCGGGACGGCCTGTTCGAACCGCTCGGATGGTCGACCGCGCTCTACGTCCCGCCGGTACACTCGAGCATGATTCTGTCGTCGGCAGCGGCGTGGGAAAAGATCGGACAGCGCTGGTTCTCGACCTTTGCCGGCGTCGTCATCGTCGAAGCCGGCAAACAGATCTACGCCGGCAGCTTCGTCACCGAAGACGCACCGCAAAAGGCGTTCGCGCCGGTTGTTCCCCGCTGA
- a CDS encoding acyloxyacyl hydrolase: protein MVRRAVAVAVVWLLAAGGASAAEPAAVAARLGGIDLLGRAPNYVDFGLGVFDIRAPFNASKTSAAGRIEARGGDKLWGLGPAVGLMVNADGGIFGYGAIYADLAYGNFVVTPLAGLGGYSRDDSSDLGGVFQFRLSLGLNYQFADQSRLGLNIAHISNAGIHDNNPGEEEVYVTYAIPF from the coding sequence ATGGTGCGGCGTGCGGTCGCCGTCGCGGTGGTGTGGCTGCTGGCCGCCGGCGGCGCATCGGCAGCCGAACCCGCGGCCGTCGCGGCCAGGCTCGGCGGCATCGACCTGCTCGGCCGCGCGCCGAACTACGTCGACTTCGGGCTCGGCGTGTTCGACATCCGCGCGCCGTTCAACGCATCCAAAACATCCGCAGCCGGCAGGATCGAAGCGCGCGGCGGGGACAAGCTGTGGGGCCTCGGCCCGGCCGTTGGTCTCATGGTCAACGCCGACGGCGGCATCTTCGGCTATGGCGCCATCTATGCCGATCTCGCCTACGGCAACTTCGTGGTGACGCCGCTGGCGGGCCTCGGCGGCTACAGCCGCGACGACTCAAGCGACCTCGGCGGCGTCTTTCAGTTTCGCCTGTCGCTGGGGCTGAATTACCAGTTTGCCGACCAGTCCCGCCTCGGCCTCAACATCGCCCACATCTCCAACGCCGGCATCCACGACAACAACCCGGGCGAAGAAGAAGTCTACGTCACCTACGCTATCCCGTTTTAG
- a CDS encoding carboxypeptidase M32 — protein sequence MTASAEAAPPAYRRLETIFARIHAVGDAQAMLHWDMATMMPKGGAAARAEQLAVLATLRHGMLISTECGELLQGAADSDGLNPWQAANLREMRRAWLHATALSEDQVERLSRATSVCETAWRGARADDDFAAVLPKLEAVLALVRETAAAKAERLELGPYDALLDAFEPDGRAAEIDLIFADLEAFLPDFLQEVLERQARRPEVVVPEGPFPVDAQRALAVRLMRMLGFDFDHGRLDVSLHPFCGGTPDDIRITTRYDEGDFAKALMGVLHETGHALYERGLPPAWRRQPVGEARGMVLHESQSLLMEMQVCRSRAFIAHLAPLLAETFGGNGPVWEADALYRSYTRVAPGFIRVDADEVTYPAHVILRYRLERAMIAGDLEARDLPAAWADGMQRLIGLTPPSDALGCLQDIHWYDGAWGYFPTYTLGALAAAQLFEAARTADPAIAPGIAVGDFAPLTTWLRREIHGRGSLMSTSALMTAATGRPLATDSFKRHLQQRYATKTG from the coding sequence GTGACCGCCAGCGCCGAGGCCGCGCCGCCGGCATACCGGCGGCTGGAGACGATTTTCGCCCGCATCCACGCCGTCGGCGACGCCCAGGCGATGCTGCACTGGGACATGGCGACCATGATGCCGAAGGGCGGCGCAGCGGCGCGCGCCGAGCAACTGGCGGTGCTCGCCACCCTCCGCCACGGCATGCTGATCAGTACCGAATGCGGCGAACTGCTTCAGGGCGCCGCCGACAGCGACGGGCTGAATCCATGGCAGGCGGCCAACCTCCGCGAGATGCGGCGGGCATGGCTGCATGCGACGGCGCTCTCCGAGGATCAGGTGGAGCGCCTGTCGCGGGCCACGTCGGTGTGCGAGACGGCGTGGCGGGGGGCTCGCGCGGACGACGATTTCGCTGCCGTGCTGCCGAAGCTGGAGGCCGTGCTGGCGCTGGTGCGCGAGACCGCTGCGGCCAAGGCTGAGAGGCTGGAATTAGGTCCGTATGACGCGCTGCTCGACGCTTTTGAGCCGGACGGACGCGCCGCCGAGATCGACCTTATTTTTGCCGATCTCGAGGCCTTCCTCCCCGACTTTCTGCAGGAGGTGCTGGAGCGCCAGGCGCGGCGGCCGGAAGTCGTCGTTCCCGAGGGGCCGTTCCCGGTCGATGCCCAGCGGGCGCTTGCGGTCCGCCTGATGCGGATGCTCGGCTTCGATTTCGATCACGGCCGCCTCGACGTCAGCCTGCATCCATTCTGCGGCGGCACCCCCGACGACATCCGCATCACCACCCGCTACGACGAGGGCGATTTCGCCAAGGCGCTGATGGGGGTTCTGCACGAGACCGGCCACGCGCTGTACGAGCGCGGCCTGCCGCCGGCGTGGCGCAGACAGCCGGTGGGCGAGGCCCGCGGCATGGTGTTGCACGAGAGCCAGTCGCTCCTGATGGAAATGCAGGTCTGCCGCTCGCGCGCCTTCATCGCGCATCTGGCGCCGCTGCTCGCCGAGACGTTCGGCGGCAATGGGCCGGTGTGGGAGGCCGACGCCCTCTACCGCTCCTACACTCGCGTCGCGCCCGGCTTCATTCGCGTCGACGCCGACGAGGTGACCTACCCGGCCCACGTCATTCTGCGCTACCGGTTGGAGCGCGCCATGATTGCCGGCGATCTGGAGGCGCGCGATCTGCCGGCGGCTTGGGCCGACGGCATGCAGCGCCTGATCGGCCTGACGCCGCCGTCGGACGCGCTCGGCTGCCTGCAGGACATTCACTGGTACGACGGTGCCTGGGGCTACTTCCCCACCTACACCCTCGGCGCGCTGGCCGCCGCGCAGCTCTTCGAAGCCGCCCGCACCGCCGACCCGGCGATTGCGCCCGGCATCGCCGTCGGCGACTTTGCGCCGCTGACGACGTGGCTACGCCGCGAGATTCACGGCCGCGGGTCGCTCATGTCGACGTCGGCGCTGATGACCGCCGCCACCGGCCGTCCCCTCGCCACCGACAGCTTCAAGCGCCACCTGCAGCAGCGGTACGCTACTAAAACGGGATAG
- a CDS encoding protoheme IX farnesyltransferase, whose translation MVVRRRATHRLHRTVPCRRHGRTAQDRRRSAGTGPYRRHGRHGDERHRRPCCRDWRRVVRVDRRDGAAAAPGRSVRGAIRLSRLTSAREERRRPVSTVQTAEARAAGDAAAAPGQRVEPRFRVRDYAVLLKPRVMSLVVFTALVGMALAPGHLAPATAVIALACIALGAGASGAINMWYDRDIDAEMMRTMQRPLPAGRLNPGAALIFGSVLAVASVAAMALLVNAIAAALLALTIAYYVFVYTMWLKRRTPQNIVIGGAAGALPPMIGWAVTAGELGLGAVALFAIIFLWTPPHSWALALFRRGDYDRAQVPMLPVVAGDRETRRQMLIYTLILLPATFAPVLIGLSGAVYGVAAAALGAGFLYHAIRVWRDDGLATARAMFFFSILYLFLIFAALLVDRAVQMVAA comes from the coding sequence ATGGTTGTTCGCCGGCGGGCAACTCACCGCCTGCATCGGACTGTTCCTTGCCGGCGGCATGGGCGCACCGCGCAAGACCGCCGGCGCAGCGCAGGGACTGGACCATATCGGCGCCATGGTCGGCATGGGGATGAACGGCATAGGCGGCCTTGTTGCCGTGATTGGCGGCGTGTTGTTCGTGTGGATCGCCGCGACGGCGCTGCTGCGGCGCCCGGCCGAAGCGTCCGTGGCGCCATCCGGCTATCGCGCCTGACATCGGCTCGCGAGGAGAGGAGGAGACCAGTGTCGACCGTGCAGACCGCAGAGGCCCGTGCCGCCGGCGATGCGGCGGCCGCCCCCGGACAGCGGGTGGAGCCGCGCTTTCGCGTCAGAGACTACGCAGTCCTCCTGAAGCCGCGAGTGATGTCGCTGGTGGTGTTCACCGCGCTGGTCGGCATGGCGCTGGCGCCGGGCCACCTCGCGCCCGCGACCGCCGTGATCGCGCTGGCGTGCATCGCCCTCGGCGCCGGCGCCTCCGGAGCCATCAACATGTGGTACGACCGCGACATCGACGCCGAGATGATGCGCACCATGCAGCGGCCGCTGCCGGCCGGTCGTCTCAACCCCGGCGCCGCGCTGATCTTCGGCTCGGTGCTCGCCGTCGCTTCGGTGGCGGCCATGGCACTCCTGGTCAACGCCATCGCCGCCGCTTTGCTGGCGCTCACCATCGCCTACTACGTGTTCGTCTACACCATGTGGCTGAAGCGCCGCACGCCGCAGAACATCGTCATTGGCGGCGCCGCCGGAGCCTTGCCGCCGATGATCGGCTGGGCGGTGACTGCGGGCGAGCTCGGCCTCGGCGCCGTCGCACTGTTCGCCATCATTTTCCTGTGGACGCCGCCCCACTCCTGGGCGCTGGCGCTGTTCCGCCGGGGCGACTATGACCGGGCGCAGGTGCCGATGCTGCCGGTGGTGGCCGGTGACCGCGAAACCCGCCGGCAGATGCTGATCTACACCCTGATCCTGCTGCCGGCGACGTTCGCGCCGGTTCTGATCGGGCTCTCCGGGGCGGTCTACGGCGTTGCAGCCGCGGCGCTGGGCGCCGGCTTTCTCTATCACGCCATCCGGGTGTGGCGGGACGACGGGCTGGCGACGGCGCGGGCCATGTTTTTCTTCTCGATTCTCTATCTGTTTCTGATCTTCGCCGCACTGCTGGTCGATCGTGCGGTGCAGATGGTCGCCGCGTGA
- a CDS encoding DUF420 domain-containing protein, translating into MLEIVDLPHVNAALNGLTIVFLSAGLVFILRGDRARHRACMVGALVASGAFLVTYLTYHFNSGLARFGGEGAVRPVYFTLLIVHIVVAAAIVPIVPITVYRAATGVFDRHRRIARWTWPLWMFVAVSGVIVYVMAVHLYPHAEGPHAGA; encoded by the coding sequence ATGCTGGAAATCGTCGACCTGCCCCATGTCAACGCCGCGCTCAACGGCCTGACCATCGTGTTTCTGAGCGCCGGCCTGGTATTCATCCTGCGCGGCGACCGGGCTCGCCATCGCGCCTGCATGGTGGGCGCGCTCGTGGCCTCGGGCGCGTTCCTGGTGACCTACCTGACCTATCATTTCAATTCGGGGCTGGCCCGATTCGGCGGCGAAGGCGCGGTGCGGCCGGTGTACTTTACCCTCTTGATCGTGCACATCGTCGTCGCCGCGGCGATCGTCCCGATCGTCCCGATCACCGTCTATCGGGCCGCCACCGGGGTCTTCGACCGGCACCGGCGCATCGCTCGCTGGACCTGGCCGCTGTGGATGTTCGTCGCCGTCTCCGGGGTCATCGTCTACGTGATGGCCGTGCACCTCTATCCGCACGCGGAGGGGCCCCATGCCGGCGCTTGA
- the coxB gene encoding cytochrome c oxidase subunit II produces the protein MLNRLLAIVSVYALGWVFHPGLAAAADEKVDARSNPWQMGLQDAGSPVMEEIQDFHNLLLVIQVLIVLLVLGILAYVIYRFNAARHPVPTRTTHNTLLEVAWTALPIVILVIIAIPSLRLLYYSDKAPDYDMTLKVTGHQWYWTYGYPDHGEFEFDSIMVPEEDLEEGQARLLTVDNRIVLPVDTTIQILVAADDVIHNFAVPSLGLKMDAVPGRVNETWTRITREGMYYGMCSELCGVNHGFMPIQIEAVSKERFEEWTKEAQEQFASNRGRPATNVAEAPRASETQ, from the coding sequence ATGCTGAACAGACTTCTGGCGATCGTTTCGGTTTACGCTCTCGGATGGGTGTTCCACCCTGGACTGGCCGCCGCGGCTGACGAAAAGGTGGATGCCCGTTCCAACCCGTGGCAGATGGGCCTGCAGGATGCCGGTTCGCCGGTGATGGAGGAGATCCAGGACTTCCATAACCTGCTGCTGGTCATCCAGGTGTTGATCGTGCTGCTGGTGCTGGGCATTCTCGCCTACGTGATCTACCGGTTCAACGCCGCGCGCCATCCGGTCCCCACCAGGACAACGCACAATACTCTGCTGGAAGTGGCATGGACGGCCCTGCCGATCGTGATCCTGGTGATCATCGCCATTCCGTCGCTCAGGCTGCTCTACTATTCGGACAAGGCGCCGGATTATGACATGACGCTGAAAGTCACCGGCCATCAATGGTACTGGACTTACGGCTACCCCGACCACGGAGAGTTCGAGTTCGACAGCATCATGGTGCCGGAGGAAGACCTGGAAGAGGGCCAGGCAAGGCTGTTGACGGTCGACAACCGCATCGTCCTGCCGGTCGACACCACCATCCAGATCCTGGTAGCCGCCGATGACGTCATTCACAATTTTGCGGTGCCCTCGCTCGGGCTGAAGATGGACGCGGTGCCGGGACGGGTCAACGAGACGTGGACCCGCATCACCCGCGAGGGCATGTACTACGGCATGTGCTCGGAGTTGTGCGGCGTCAATCACGGTTTCATGCCGATCCAGATCGAGGCCGTCTCCAAGGAGCGGTTCGAAGAGTGGACGAAGGAGGCGCAGGAGCAGTTCGCGAGCAATCGCGGACGCCCGGCGACCAACGTCGCGGAAGCGCCGCGCGCTTCGGAAACGCAGTAG
- a CDS encoding cytochrome c oxidase assembly protein, with the protein MSTDTSKKRGGNRRRGVTAAALTALVFGMVGLSFASVPLYRLFCQVTGYGGTPTIDAPAHALGPSDAVITVRFDANVNSKLPWAFRPVQREVQVRLGEEMLVHYEAENLSDDPITGTATFSVTPYKAASYFTKIDCFCFSKQSLAPDERVSMPVLFYVDPEIYEDPATRDVKKMTLSYTFYPADGPAVDDETQGQRPPTVAEAKGKAADL; encoded by the coding sequence GTGAGCACCGATACATCGAAGAAGCGTGGCGGAAACCGGCGGCGGGGCGTGACCGCAGCGGCACTTACCGCACTCGTCTTCGGCATGGTCGGACTGTCATTCGCCTCGGTGCCGCTCTACCGGCTGTTCTGCCAGGTCACCGGCTATGGCGGCACGCCGACCATCGACGCCCCGGCTCATGCCCTTGGACCCTCTGACGCGGTCATCACCGTCCGCTTCGACGCCAACGTCAACTCGAAGCTGCCCTGGGCATTCCGGCCGGTGCAGCGGGAGGTGCAGGTGCGGCTTGGCGAGGAGATGCTGGTGCACTACGAGGCGGAGAACCTCTCCGACGATCCGATCACCGGCACCGCCACATTCAGCGTCACGCCCTACAAGGCGGCGAGCTATTTCACGAAGATCGATTGCTTCTGTTTCAGCAAGCAAAGCCTCGCGCCGGACGAACGTGTCTCAATGCCGGTGCTGTTCTACGTCGATCCGGAGATCTACGAAGATCCGGCCACCCGCGACGTGAAGAAGATGACCCTGTCCTATACCTTCTACCCGGCGGACGGTCCGGCCGTTGACGACGAGACGCAGGGACAGCGCCCGCCTACAGTCGCCGAAGCCAAAGGCAAGGCCGCGGACCTGTAA